In Thermotomaculum hydrothermale, a single genomic region encodes these proteins:
- a CDS encoding HU family DNA-binding protein — translation MTKADLINILIQEMGMSKKNAEAVVNTFLGSMIESLKKGEGIELRGFGSLRIRERKPRIGRNPQTGEKVNVPAKKIVYFKPGKELKEATK, via the coding sequence ATGACAAAGGCTGATTTAATTAACATTCTTATTCAGGAAATGGGAATGAGTAAAAAAAATGCTGAGGCTGTTGTCAACACCTTTTTAGGTTCTATGATTGAGTCTTTAAAAAAGGGAGAAGGGATTGAATTAAGGGGGTTTGGTAGTTTAAGAATTAGAGAAAGAAAGCCAAGAATAGGCAGAAACCCGCAGACAGGGGAGAAGGTGAATGTCCCGGCTAAAAAAATAGTTTATTTTAAGCCAGGAAAGGAGTTAAAAGAGGCTACTAAATAA
- a CDS encoding FHA domain-containing protein, translating into MKVIFKPLSKEVENAFTINCRKNPRLTIGRKDTNDIVLPFRNVSSFHAIVECVDEVIYVEDLNSTNGTFVNDNRITGRVSVADKDRVRFATYEFLIEVEKEEEKQSVETDEASNGTVLMDASKVQEIQEIIEEESKDDNNVANKEKGTETVLYGVKGLVQYGRLVLLDENRNFLEEFELKESEISIGRDSINNISIDHPSISRVHCFINRKDDYYEVVDNDSTNGVFINDKKVKKAILKNGDILKLGDKEFVFIAPGELFSPSFLKDKKEKKSFNFDRKKVYITIFAVFFVLIVILALLPSGEKRVKRNTKISVKELKLDVINSFKNEDWDNVVYLIENFNLKGFENEYSKAKFEIENRKKYLKLVDLISDNNFQEAEKLLSTIDEKSVYYQKGQSLLTEKKGEFISNKLEEIDSLIDSDKIVEAYNKIIKLKTKFPENEKISLLAQELEKKYKTYQKRKKARQKYFALRRKVNSQANSLVEKAKELYLNGNIVDSIAKLIDARQLYIAKNLTVPSKIDRLKENLSKVRTLYLKGKKQVMQGNTEAAANNFEKLFEISKKYLWGEDGKIENECKKLLKDYYVSKANSFYKVNNYTKALDYANRVLDISPSDRSMQALKRDILRKAKSLYNKGYIEQTQYNNCKAALYYFRQVVEILPSSDPIYKKAMKRIKECEK; encoded by the coding sequence ATGAAGGTAATATTTAAACCTCTTTCAAAAGAGGTAGAGAATGCTTTTACTATTAATTGTAGAAAAAATCCCAGGTTAACCATAGGCAGGAAAGACACAAACGATATAGTTTTGCCCTTTAGAAATGTATCGTCGTTCCATGCAATAGTGGAATGTGTTGACGAAGTAATTTATGTGGAAGACTTAAACAGTACAAACGGGACATTTGTAAATGATAATAGGATTACCGGTCGAGTATCGGTAGCTGATAAAGACAGAGTAAGATTTGCAACATATGAGTTTTTAATTGAAGTTGAGAAGGAAGAAGAAAAACAGTCTGTTGAGACAGATGAAGCTTCAAACGGTACAGTTTTAATGGATGCTTCAAAAGTTCAGGAAATTCAGGAAATTATTGAGGAAGAAAGCAAAGATGATAATAATGTTGCAAATAAAGAGAAAGGGACAGAGACTGTTCTCTACGGAGTCAAGGGGCTTGTGCAATATGGTAGGCTTGTGCTTCTTGATGAAAACAGAAATTTTTTAGAAGAGTTTGAATTAAAAGAGAGTGAAATTTCAATTGGCAGAGATAGTATAAACAATATTTCAATTGACCATCCATCTATCTCAAGGGTACACTGTTTTATTAATAGAAAAGATGATTATTATGAAGTTGTTGACAACGATAGCACTAATGGAGTATTTATCAACGATAAAAAAGTAAAAAAGGCAATTTTAAAAAACGGAGATATTTTAAAATTAGGGGATAAAGAATTTGTTTTTATTGCCCCAGGAGAATTATTTTCTCCGTCTTTTCTAAAAGACAAAAAAGAAAAAAAATCTTTTAATTTTGATAGAAAGAAAGTGTATATAACAATTTTTGCAGTGTTTTTTGTGTTGATTGTTATCCTTGCTTTGCTTCCGTCTGGAGAAAAGAGGGTAAAAAGAAATACTAAAATATCAGTTAAAGAATTGAAGCTTGATGTAATAAACTCTTTCAAGAACGAGGATTGGGACAATGTTGTTTATTTGATTGAAAATTTTAATTTAAAAGGTTTTGAAAATGAGTATAGTAAGGCTAAATTTGAGATAGAAAATAGGAAAAAATATTTAAAACTTGTTGATTTGATAAGCGATAATAATTTTCAAGAAGCAGAAAAACTTTTGAGCACAATTGATGAAAAATCAGTTTATTATCAAAAAGGGCAATCATTGTTAACTGAAAAGAAGGGCGAATTTATTTCAAATAAACTTGAAGAGATTGATTCTCTTATTGACAGTGATAAAATTGTTGAAGCATATAACAAAATTATAAAATTGAAAACAAAGTTCCCGGAAAATGAAAAGATTTCTCTTCTTGCACAGGAGTTAGAGAAAAAATATAAGACTTACCAGAAAAGAAAAAAAGCAAGACAAAAGTACTTTGCTTTGAGAAGAAAGGTAAATTCTCAAGCAAACTCTTTGGTTGAAAAAGCTAAGGAGCTTTATCTTAACGGTAATATTGTTGATTCAATCGCAAAGTTAATTGATGCAAGGCAGTTATACATTGCTAAAAACCTGACAGTACCTTCAAAAATCGATAGACTTAAAGAAAATTTGTCAAAGGTAAGAACCCTTTACTTAAAAGGAAAAAAACAGGTAATGCAGGGGAATACAGAAGCAGCTGCTAATAACTTTGAAAAATTGTTTGAAATCTCCAAAAAATATTTATGGGGTGAAGATGGAAAAATTGAAAATGAATGCAAAAAACTGCTAAAAGATTACTATGTAAGTAAGGCAAATTCATTTTATAAAGTTAATAATTATACAAAGGCTCTGGATTATGCCAATAGAGTGCTTGATATTTCTCCGTCAGATAGGTCTATGCAGGCATTGAAAAGAGATATTTTAAGAAAGGCAAAAAGTCTTTACAATAAAGGTTATATAGAACAAACTCAATACAATAACTGCAAAGCAGCTTTATATTATTTCAGGCAGGTTGTAGAAATACTGCCTTCTTCAGACCCGATTTATAAAAAAGCAATGAAGAGGATTAAAGAATGCGAAAAATAG
- a CDS encoding CsgG/HfaB family protein, producing MLQARDTRPRIAIVDFDVDDAGLWYGFKPHKREISAALVSLFTTALVERGAVRVFERKRLEAIMKEQNLSMSGNVDPATAVKIGKLVGVQYILTGKVTRFAYKGKSFDAFFKVGFKFKNKKLEGRLDIRLIRTDTGEVVYVDKGMGSKKFMNLRIATIGGGTDYDETMVNDIFEPIVEQMADKLSKKVQELKIESPEMSVKTGKVIAVKGGEVFINLGARNGVQNGDVFTVKKKGEVLIDPDTGEELGAEMTTVASIKVIEVKEKYSKCKIISGTAKKGDIVSRE from the coding sequence ATGCTGCAGGCACGAGATACGAGACCTCGTATTGCCATAGTTGATTTTGATGTTGATGATGCCGGTTTGTGGTATGGTTTTAAACCTCACAAAAGGGAAATTTCGGCGGCATTGGTGTCACTTTTTACTACTGCACTGGTTGAAAGAGGAGCAGTCAGGGTTTTTGAGAGGAAAAGACTTGAAGCAATAATGAAAGAGCAAAATCTCAGTATGTCAGGGAATGTTGACCCTGCTACAGCTGTAAAAATAGGAAAATTGGTGGGTGTTCAGTATATTCTTACTGGAAAGGTTACAAGGTTTGCGTATAAAGGCAAGAGTTTTGACGCCTTTTTCAAGGTGGGATTTAAATTTAAGAATAAAAAGCTTGAGGGAAGGCTTGATATTAGACTTATTAGAACTGATACAGGTGAAGTTGTATATGTTGATAAGGGTATGGGTTCAAAGAAGTTTATGAATTTAAGGATTGCAACTATAGGCGGTGGCACTGATTACGACGAAACCATGGTAAATGACATATTTGAACCTATTGTTGAACAGATGGCAGATAAGTTGAGCAAAAAAGTTCAGGAATTAAAGATTGAATCCCCAGAGATGAGTGTGAAAACAGGTAAGGTTATTGCTGTAAAAGGAGGAGAAGTCTTTATTAATTTAGGTGCCAGAAATGGTGTACAAAATGGTGATGTTTTTACAGTTAAAAAGAAAGGCGAAGTTTTAATAGACCCTGATACTGGAGAAGAATTAGGGGCGGAAATGACAACAGTTGCAAGCATAAAGGTGATTGAAGTAAAAGAAAAGTATTCAAAATGCAAAATAATTTCTGGTACTGCCAAAAAAGGAGATATTGTTTCAAGGGAATAA
- a CDS encoding tetratricopeptide repeat protein, producing the protein MRKIVVAFCLVFTMNIFAGFSLSDLGSAKKYFKKAEQLFNAGNYQQAIPNYLKYLSKKKNQKDEKALYHISICYMETGNPQSGFSFIKQLYQLKGTELKYAVLYAEYLVQLNKLQDAINVYKGVIAIYPDDYLSYVRLGELLVNNGQLKEARKMWNKAITLKDRPTEAYALLSESYLNVEKNKLLAYYYARKLYEIAPDEKKPGIKSMLNSIAGDFKDDFENYYLLRTCKEKAKLEVQKGDYLSAFSTLSRCEDLENIDEEYLLMFADIAKKLKKWDKALELYKKCLALGFESGQTYLELAKCYLKTGNLALAKVNLKMAMNYKDTKEEALKLLNSI; encoded by the coding sequence ATGCGAAAAATAGTGGTTGCTTTTTGTCTTGTATTTACAATGAACATTTTTGCAGGCTTTAGTTTAAGTGACCTTGGAAGCGCTAAAAAGTATTTTAAAAAAGCGGAACAATTGTTTAATGCAGGTAATTATCAGCAGGCAATTCCTAATTATTTAAAGTATTTATCAAAAAAGAAAAACCAGAAAGACGAAAAAGCTCTTTATCATATAAGTATTTGTTATATGGAAACAGGTAACCCTCAATCAGGTTTTTCTTTTATAAAACAACTTTATCAATTAAAAGGCACTGAGTTAAAATATGCAGTACTTTATGCAGAGTATCTTGTTCAATTAAATAAATTACAGGATGCTATTAATGTGTATAAGGGGGTAATTGCTATTTATCCTGACGATTATTTAAGTTATGTAAGGTTAGGAGAGTTGCTTGTTAATAACGGGCAATTAAAAGAAGCAAGAAAAATGTGGAATAAGGCAATAACATTAAAAGACAGGCCGACTGAAGCTTATGCTTTGCTTTCAGAAAGTTATCTAAATGTTGAGAAAAACAAATTGCTTGCATATTACTATGCCAGAAAACTTTATGAAATAGCCCCTGATGAAAAAAAACCGGGAATTAAATCAATGTTAAACAGTATAGCAGGAGACTTTAAAGATGATTTTGAAAATTATTATTTATTAAGAACCTGTAAAGAAAAGGCTAAGTTAGAAGTTCAAAAAGGTGATTATTTATCAGCATTTTCGACTTTATCCAGGTGTGAAGATCTGGAAAATATTGACGAAGAATATCTTTTAATGTTTGCAGATATAGCAAAGAAGCTCAAAAAGTGGGACAAAGCGCTGGAGCTTTATAAAAAATGCCTTGCATTAGGTTTTGAAAGTGGACAAACTTATCTTGAACTTGCAAAGTGCTATTTAAAAACAGGGAATTTGGCACTTGCGAAGGTTAACTTAAAAATGGCAATGAACTATAAGGATACAAAGGAAGAGGCTTTAAAACTTTTAAATTCAATATAG